The following proteins are co-located in the Mycolicibacterium goodii genome:
- a CDS encoding acyl-CoA dehydrogenase family protein, translating into MAEELVDQPDKTAEVAETAEFRFTDEQAQLRAAVRKFCADYFDEQTVRSHMESEPRFDPAVWARLGAELGVLGLAVPEADGGAGGTLVDQAVAVEQLGASLACGPLFGTVYLSIPALVAVSANPVRDELLGALVEGTRTAAFAVPDRAGAFDAALVTVTAAANATLTGTVERIVDGAAASVFLVAATAPDGPGLYAVDAPAVQRTPLTTLDLTRPQATITLADAPARLVAGPDQADRVIAHALRVGAALLAAEQVGAAQHLLNLSVGYAKSRLQFGRPIGSFQAVKHRLADDLVELEHARSAAYHAVWALTDGSDDAALVASIAQATASAALTKIAADTIQVHGGIGFTWEHQAHLYFKRATTDAALLGTAEAHRARVAEMILDQAVLDQATVARAPRVATGSN; encoded by the coding sequence GTGGCTGAGGAACTTGTGGATCAGCCCGACAAGACGGCTGAGGTGGCTGAGACGGCTGAGTTCCGGTTCACCGACGAGCAGGCCCAGTTGCGCGCCGCGGTGCGCAAGTTCTGCGCCGACTACTTCGACGAACAGACGGTCCGCAGTCACATGGAGTCCGAGCCGAGGTTCGACCCGGCGGTGTGGGCACGGCTGGGTGCCGAGCTCGGCGTGCTCGGCCTGGCGGTGCCGGAGGCCGACGGCGGTGCCGGCGGCACGCTGGTCGATCAGGCCGTCGCGGTCGAGCAACTCGGGGCGTCGCTGGCGTGCGGCCCGCTGTTCGGCACGGTGTACCTGTCGATCCCGGCCCTGGTCGCGGTGTCGGCAAACCCGGTGCGTGACGAACTGCTCGGCGCGCTCGTGGAGGGCACCCGGACGGCGGCGTTCGCCGTGCCCGACCGCGCGGGCGCGTTCGATGCCGCTCTGGTGACGGTGACGGCGGCGGCGAACGCGACGCTCACCGGCACGGTGGAACGGATCGTCGACGGCGCGGCGGCCTCCGTCTTCCTCGTCGCGGCCACTGCACCCGACGGTCCGGGGCTCTACGCCGTCGACGCGCCGGCCGTGCAACGCACGCCGCTGACCACGCTGGACCTGACCCGGCCGCAGGCCACGATCACGCTCGCCGACGCGCCCGCCCGGCTGGTGGCCGGACCGGATCAGGCGGACCGCGTCATCGCGCACGCGCTGCGGGTCGGCGCGGCACTGCTGGCCGCCGAACAGGTCGGGGCCGCACAACATCTGCTGAATCTGTCGGTGGGCTACGCGAAGTCGCGCCTGCAGTTCGGCCGCCCGATCGGCTCGTTCCAGGCCGTCAAGCACCGCCTCGCAGACGATCTGGTCGAGTTGGAGCACGCCCGCTCGGCGGCCTATCACGCGGTGTGGGCGCTCACCGACGGCTCCGATGATGCGGCGCTGGTGGCGAGCATCGCCCAGGCCACCGCGTCGGCGGCGTTGACGAAGATCGCGGCCGACACGATCCAGGTGCACGGCGGTATCGGGTTCACCTGGGAACATCAGGCGCACCTGTACTTCAAGCGCGCGACGACCGACGCGGCGTTGCTCGGCACTGCCGAGGCCCACCGGGCCCGGGTGGCCGAAATGATCCTGGATCAAGCGGTTTTGGATCAGGCCACCGTGGCGCGGGCTCCCCGCGTCGCGACCGGTTCCAACTGA
- a CDS encoding alpha/beta fold hydrolase has product MSAPTAPRTLAVDGVRSPVLVAGPDGSEAAREAVVFVHGNNAGASWDPLPTRVAQFSRVVAPEMPGFGAADKPTQWPYTVAAYARHLDGILTQLGVEHAHLVAHDFGGPWALAWAADHLDTVASITLINAPVVIDHLAAKLWRTPVVAEALWRITPQVLIRQALARNDPGLPGAVLARIAAHMLAPGTPSAVLKLYRSTGPDAIAPYADRLAGFDRNVLIMWGTEDHYVPFTQTEEYRRIFAHCEIHAVTGAGHWPWLEQPDTVAGCLLNFLRRLPRTAG; this is encoded by the coding sequence ATGAGCGCGCCCACCGCCCCGCGAACACTGGCGGTGGACGGTGTGCGCTCACCGGTGTTGGTGGCCGGACCGGACGGATCCGAAGCCGCCCGGGAGGCCGTGGTTTTCGTGCACGGCAACAACGCGGGCGCCTCGTGGGATCCGTTGCCGACGCGCGTCGCCCAGTTCAGCCGGGTCGTCGCACCCGAGATGCCGGGTTTCGGCGCGGCCGACAAACCCACGCAGTGGCCGTACACGGTGGCGGCGTACGCCAGGCACCTCGACGGAATCCTCACCCAACTCGGGGTCGAGCATGCGCATCTGGTGGCGCACGATTTCGGTGGGCCGTGGGCGCTGGCGTGGGCCGCCGACCACCTGGACACGGTCGCGAGCATCACGCTGATCAACGCGCCGGTGGTGATCGACCACCTCGCGGCCAAGCTCTGGCGCACCCCGGTGGTGGCCGAGGCGCTGTGGCGCATCACGCCGCAGGTGCTCATCCGGCAGGCGCTGGCACGCAACGATCCTGGACTGCCCGGCGCTGTCCTGGCCCGGATCGCCGCGCACATGCTGGCACCGGGCACACCGTCGGCCGTGCTCAAGCTGTACCGCAGCACCGGGCCGGATGCCATTGCCCCCTACGCCGACCGGCTCGCCGGGTTCGACCGCAACGTGCTGATCATGTGGGGTACCGAGGACCACTACGTGCCGTTCACCCAAACCGAGGAGTACCGACGGATCTTCGCGCACTGTGAGATCCACGCGGTCACCGGTGCGGGTCACTGGCCGTGGCTCGAGCAGCCCGACACGGTGGCGGGTTGCCTGTTGAACTTCCTGCGTCGTCTGCCGCGAACGGCCGGCTGA
- the hrpA gene encoding ATP-dependent RNA helicase HrpA, translating into MSERQELRELRARLDGLTIRDAARLGRRLKNLRGADPAKIAEQISAAEALVLTRQAAVPQITYPDLPVTQRRDDIAKAISDNQVVVVAGATGSGKTTQLPKICLDLGRGIRGTIGHTQPRRLAARTVAQRIADELNTPLGDAVGYTVRFTDQASDATLVKLMTDGILLAEIQRDRRLLRYDTLILDEAHERSLNIDFLLGYLRELLPRRPDLKVIVTSATIEPERFSRHFDDAPIVEVSGRTYPVEIRYRPLEVPVRPAEDEDPDDPDHEIVRTEMRDPTEAIVDAVRELEAEPPGDVLVFLSGEREIRDTAEALKDLRNTEVLPLYARLPTAEQQKVFQPSRSGRRVVLATNVAETSLTVPGIRYVVDPGTARISRYSRRTKVQRLPIEPISQASAAQRAGRSGRTAPGVCIRLYSEEDFESRPRYTDPEILRTNLAAVILQMSALGLGDIENFPFLDPPDARSIRDGIGLLQELGAFDSASAAGAGNSTPALTETGRRLARLPLDPRIGRMILQADAEGCVREVLVLAAALSIPDPRERPSDREEAARQKHARFADEHSDFISYLNLWNYLREQRSELSGNAFRRTCRDEFLHYLRIREWQDLVGQLRSIARDIGIRESDEPADPARIHAALTAGLLSHIGLRDGDGRDYTGARNTKFVLAPGSVLTKKPPRWVVVADLVETSRLFGRIAARIEPEAVERVAGHLVQRSYSEPHWDARRGAVMAFERVTLYGLPLVPRRRVNYAQIDPVVSRELFIRHALVEGDWQTRHHFFRDNARLREEVEEMEERARRRDLLVGDDEIFALYDARIPADIVSARHFDAWWKKQRHKTPDLLTFTREDLLRTEEAAEHPDTWRAGDLELPLSYRYDPGAADDGVTVHVPVGVLARLGGENFAWQVPALREELITALIKSLPKDLRRNFVPAPDTARTVLPHLDPAEGSLLDALQRELRRRSGILVPIDAFDLDKVPAHLRVTFAVESADGAEVARGKDIGALREQLAVPVAQAVAAAVDAVDDGLQRKGLRAWPEDLDELPRTVENVSGGHTVRGYPGFVDTGKAVDIRVFPNATERDAAMGPGLRRLLRLSVPSPVRAIERGLSPRTRLGLNANPDGNLAALLEDCADAAADTLVRQIVWSRAEFITLTERAAKELGPTTQAAVSRVEKVLAAAHEVGVALPDKPPAGQADAVEDIRVQLERLLPKGFVTTTGIARLPDLTRYLTAIARRLERLLHAMGADRERMARVHAVEDAYDDLVRALSQARAAAPDVVAIAWQIEELRVSLWAQQLGTPRPVSEQRIYKAIDAVAR; encoded by the coding sequence GTGTCGGAACGTCAGGAACTGCGTGAGCTGCGTGCGCGTCTCGACGGACTGACCATCCGCGACGCGGCGCGGCTCGGGCGTCGGCTCAAGAATCTGCGGGGCGCTGACCCGGCAAAGATCGCCGAACAGATATCGGCGGCCGAGGCGCTGGTGCTCACCCGCCAGGCCGCCGTCCCGCAGATCACCTATCCCGACCTGCCGGTCACGCAACGCCGCGACGACATCGCCAAGGCCATCAGCGACAACCAGGTCGTCGTGGTGGCCGGTGCCACCGGATCGGGCAAGACCACCCAGCTGCCCAAGATCTGCCTCGACCTCGGCCGGGGCATCCGCGGCACCATCGGCCACACCCAGCCGCGGCGGCTGGCGGCCCGCACCGTCGCGCAGCGCATCGCCGACGAGCTCAACACCCCGCTCGGTGACGCCGTCGGCTACACCGTGCGGTTCACCGACCAGGCCAGTGACGCCACGCTCGTCAAACTCATGACCGACGGCATCCTGCTCGCCGAGATCCAGCGCGACCGCAGGCTGCTGCGCTACGACACCCTGATCCTCGACGAGGCCCACGAGCGCAGCCTCAACATCGACTTCCTGCTCGGCTATCTGCGCGAACTGCTGCCGCGCCGGCCCGACCTCAAGGTGATCGTCACGTCGGCGACCATCGAACCGGAGCGTTTTTCGCGCCACTTCGACGATGCGCCGATCGTCGAGGTCTCCGGGCGCACCTATCCCGTCGAGATCCGTTACCGGCCACTGGAAGTCCCCGTACGACCAGCCGAGGACGAGGATCCCGACGATCCCGACCACGAGATCGTGCGCACCGAGATGCGCGATCCCACCGAGGCGATCGTCGACGCGGTCCGCGAACTCGAAGCCGAACCACCCGGCGACGTGCTGGTGTTCCTCTCCGGTGAGCGTGAGATCCGCGACACCGCAGAGGCTTTGAAAGATCTCCGCAACACCGAGGTGCTGCCGCTGTACGCGCGGCTGCCAACCGCGGAACAGCAGAAGGTTTTCCAGCCGAGCCGTTCGGGTCGACGCGTCGTGCTGGCCACCAACGTCGCCGAGACCTCGCTGACCGTGCCGGGCATCCGCTACGTCGTCGACCCGGGCACCGCCAGGATCTCGCGCTACAGCAGGCGCACCAAGGTGCAGCGGCTACCCATCGAACCCATCTCCCAGGCCTCGGCAGCGCAGCGCGCGGGCCGCTCCGGGCGTACCGCGCCCGGCGTGTGCATCCGCCTTTACTCCGAAGAGGACTTCGAATCCCGGCCCCGCTACACCGATCCGGAGATCCTGCGGACCAACCTCGCCGCGGTGATCCTGCAGATGAGCGCGCTCGGTCTCGGCGACATCGAGAACTTCCCGTTCCTCGACCCGCCGGATGCCCGCAGCATCCGCGACGGCATCGGACTGCTGCAGGAACTCGGTGCGTTCGACTCCGCTTCCGCCGCCGGTGCCGGCAATTCGACCCCGGCGCTCACCGAGACCGGACGCAGGCTGGCCCGCCTGCCGCTCGATCCGCGCATCGGCCGGATGATCCTGCAGGCCGACGCCGAAGGCTGCGTGCGCGAGGTGCTGGTGCTGGCGGCGGCGCTGTCCATCCCGGACCCGCGTGAACGCCCGTCGGACCGCGAGGAGGCGGCCCGGCAGAAGCATGCCCGTTTCGCCGACGAGCACTCGGACTTCATCTCCTACCTGAACCTGTGGAACTATCTGCGGGAGCAGCGAAGCGAACTGTCCGGCAACGCCTTCCGGCGGACGTGCCGCGACGAGTTCCTGCATTACCTGCGGATCCGCGAGTGGCAGGACCTGGTGGGGCAGCTGCGCAGCATCGCCCGCGACATCGGAATCCGGGAGTCCGATGAGCCCGCCGACCCGGCCCGCATCCACGCCGCGCTCACCGCAGGCCTGTTGTCGCACATCGGGCTTCGTGACGGGGACGGCCGTGACTACACCGGTGCCCGCAACACGAAGTTCGTGCTCGCGCCCGGGTCGGTGCTGACGAAGAAGCCGCCGCGCTGGGTCGTGGTGGCCGACCTCGTCGAGACCAGCAGGTTGTTCGGCCGCATCGCGGCGCGCATCGAGCCGGAGGCGGTCGAACGCGTCGCCGGGCACCTCGTGCAACGCAGCTACAGCGAACCGCACTGGGACGCCAGGCGCGGCGCGGTCATGGCGTTCGAGCGCGTGACGCTCTACGGCCTGCCGCTGGTCCCGCGCCGCCGGGTCAACTACGCCCAGATCGATCCGGTGGTCAGCCGCGAACTGTTCATCCGGCACGCCCTGGTCGAGGGTGACTGGCAGACCCGCCACCACTTCTTCCGCGACAACGCGCGACTGCGCGAAGAGGTCGAGGAGATGGAGGAGCGGGCCCGGCGTCGCGACCTGCTGGTGGGCGACGACGAGATCTTCGCGCTGTACGACGCGCGGATCCCGGCCGACATCGTCTCGGCCCGGCACTTCGACGCGTGGTGGAAGAAGCAGCGCCACAAGACACCCGACCTGCTCACCTTCACGCGCGAGGACCTGCTGCGCACCGAGGAGGCCGCGGAGCACCCCGACACCTGGCGGGCCGGCGACCTCGAACTGCCCCTGAGCTACCGGTACGACCCGGGCGCCGCCGACGACGGGGTGACCGTGCACGTGCCGGTCGGTGTGCTGGCGCGCCTCGGCGGGGAGAACTTCGCCTGGCAGGTTCCGGCGCTGCGCGAGGAACTGATCACGGCGCTCATCAAGTCGCTGCCCAAGGACCTGCGCCGCAACTTCGTGCCCGCCCCGGACACCGCTCGCACGGTCCTGCCCCATCTCGACCCCGCGGAGGGCTCACTGCTCGATGCGTTGCAGCGCGAACTGCGCAGGCGCAGCGGAATTCTGGTGCCCATCGACGCCTTCGACCTCGACAAGGTGCCTGCGCATCTGCGGGTGACGTTCGCGGTCGAGAGCGCCGACGGCGCCGAGGTGGCCCGCGGCAAGGACATCGGCGCTCTGCGTGAGCAACTCGCGGTGCCGGTCGCCCAGGCCGTTGCCGCCGCGGTCGACGCGGTCGATGACGGACTGCAGCGGAAGGGCCTGCGGGCGTGGCCGGAGGATCTCGACGAATTGCCCCGCACCGTGGAGAACGTCAGCGGCGGGCACACCGTCCGCGGGTATCCGGGCTTCGTCGACACCGGAAAGGCCGTCGACATCCGGGTTTTCCCGAACGCGACCGAACGCGATGCCGCCATGGGTCCCGGGCTGCGGCGACTGTTGCGGTTGAGCGTGCCGTCGCCGGTCCGGGCCATCGAGCGCGGTCTGAGCCCACGGACCCGCCTGGGGCTCAACGCGAACCCCGACGGCAACCTCGCCGCGCTGCTGGAGGACTGCGCCGACGCGGCCGCCGACACCCTGGTGCGCCAGATCGTCTGGAGCAGGGCTGAATTCATCACGCTCACCGAGCGTGCGGCCAAGGAACTCGGACCCACCACGCAGGCCGCGGTGTCCCGCGTCGAGAAGGTCCTTGCCGCCGCGCACGAGGTCGGCGTGGCCCTGCCCGACAAGCCGCCTGCCGGGCAGGCCGATGCGGTCGAGGACATCCGTGTGCAACTGGAACGGTTGCTGCCCAAGGGTTTCGTCACGACGACCGGGATCGCTCGGCTGCCCGATCTGACCCGGTACCTCACCGCGATCGCGCGGCGGCTCGAACGGCTACTGCACGCGATGGGCGCCGACCGTGAGCGCATGGCCCGCGTGCACGCGGTGGAGGACGCCTACGACGACCTGGTCCGCGCGCTGTCGCAGGCACGCGCGGCGGCGCCCGACGTGGTGGCCATCGCGTGGCAGATCGAGGAACTGCGAGTGAGCCTGTGGGCGCAGCAACTCGGCACCCCCCGCCCGGTCAGCGAGCAGCGCATCTACAAGGCCATCGACGCCGTCGCACGCTGA
- the istB gene encoding IS21-like element helper ATPase IstB, which produces MTTTTSDAVPTPSTAAQASLYQRLRGHLAVLKLHDAAEALPSVLDRAQAEGTSMTAALEQLLSIEVEATEARRLAGRLRFACLPTPASLEDFDYDAAPGLDRKLIAELGTCRYLETATNVLLIGPPGVGKTHLSVGLARAAAHAGYRTYFTTAADLAARCHRAAIEGRWATTMRFYAGPTLLVIDELGYLPLPGEAASALFQVVAQRYMKTSIVITTNRGVGEWGEVLGDTTVAAAMLDRLLHRSVVLNLDGNSYRLRDHHARSENLRKATTGTRQPLQ; this is translated from the coding sequence ATGACCACCACTACTTCGGATGCGGTGCCCACGCCCAGCACCGCCGCCCAAGCCAGCCTCTACCAACGCCTGCGTGGCCATCTGGCCGTGCTCAAACTCCACGACGCCGCCGAAGCGCTGCCCTCGGTGCTCGACCGCGCTCAGGCCGAGGGCACCTCGATGACCGCCGCCCTGGAGCAACTGCTGTCGATCGAGGTTGAAGCCACCGAGGCCCGCCGTCTGGCCGGCCGGTTGCGGTTCGCCTGCCTGCCCACCCCAGCCTCCCTGGAGGACTTCGACTACGACGCCGCCCCCGGACTGGACCGCAAGCTCATCGCCGAGCTCGGCACCTGCCGCTATCTCGAGACCGCCACCAACGTGCTGCTCATCGGACCACCAGGGGTCGGCAAGACACATCTGTCGGTGGGGTTGGCCCGCGCGGCTGCTCACGCTGGATATCGCACCTACTTCACCACCGCCGCCGACCTTGCCGCACGGTGTCACCGCGCGGCGATCGAGGGACGCTGGGCCACCACCATGCGGTTTTACGCCGGGCCGACGCTGCTGGTGATCGACGAACTGGGCTATCTCCCATTGCCCGGCGAGGCTGCCTCGGCGTTGTTTCAGGTTGTGGCGCAACGCTATATGAAGACCTCGATCGTGATAACCACCAATCGAGGCGTCGGCGAATGGGGTGAGGTCCTTGGCGATACCACCGTGGCCGCCGCGATGCTCGACCGGCTCCTGCACCGCTCAGTCGTGCTCAACCTCGACGGCAACTCCTACCGCCTTCGCGACCACCACGCCCGATCCGAGAACCTCCGCAAAGCAACCACCGGAACCCGACAACCACTACAGTGA
- a CDS encoding Mu transposase domain-containing protein, whose amino-acid sequence MLTWEDDLEIHALRKRGWSISAIARHTNKNRRTVRNYLNGVTTPGVRKPAAVDPFEPFVAYVTARLTEDPHLWARTLCDELEDLGYAMSYPTLTRQIRARNLRPHCPDCANPADRANSVIDHPPGDETQWDWLDLPNPPASWGWGAMAHLLVGSLAYSSRWRAVLAPAMTQPHLVDGLDRISRKLGGLTRTWRFDRMATVCDPGSGRVTASFAGVAKHYGVMVAICPPKRGNRKGVVEKANHTAAQRWWRNLSDDLTVEQAQDRLDDFCRVRADARLRPTDDGKLSVAALAATEPLAPLPDVAYPLILSEDRTVSRQAMVSYRGNRYSVPPELASATVSITHVLGSDVIDIVTASQITIARHRLAADGAGVMVRDHGHVVALDQLAMTAAATGGRAHRRKERIPPGPAALAAAEVLRLNTSDPESAITVDTLGAPTTVIDLSTYERAARGRNTLS is encoded by the coding sequence ATGCTCACATGGGAGGACGACTTGGAGATACACGCCCTACGTAAACGAGGCTGGTCGATCTCGGCCATTGCCCGTCACACGAACAAGAACCGCCGAACGGTCCGCAACTACCTCAACGGTGTCACCACCCCGGGCGTGCGCAAACCGGCCGCCGTTGATCCGTTTGAACCGTTCGTCGCTTACGTCACCGCCCGATTGACCGAGGACCCGCACCTGTGGGCCCGCACGCTGTGCGACGAACTCGAAGACCTGGGTTACGCGATGTCGTATCCGACGCTGACCCGCCAGATCCGGGCCCGAAACCTGCGCCCGCACTGCCCGGACTGCGCCAACCCCGCCGACCGCGCCAACTCCGTCATCGATCACCCGCCCGGGGACGAAACCCAATGGGACTGGCTTGATCTGCCCAACCCACCCGCCTCATGGGGGTGGGGCGCAATGGCGCATCTGCTGGTCGGGTCGCTGGCGTATTCCAGTCGCTGGCGGGCAGTGTTGGCGCCGGCGATGACCCAACCGCACCTCGTGGACGGTCTGGACCGGATCTCGCGCAAACTGGGTGGACTGACCCGCACCTGGCGCTTCGATCGCATGGCGACGGTCTGCGATCCTGGCTCGGGCCGGGTCACCGCGTCGTTCGCCGGGGTGGCCAAGCATTACGGGGTGATGGTGGCGATCTGCCCACCCAAGCGAGGCAACCGCAAAGGTGTGGTCGAGAAGGCCAATCACACTGCCGCCCAGCGGTGGTGGCGCAACCTTTCTGATGACCTCACGGTCGAACAGGCCCAAGATCGCCTCGACGACTTCTGTCGAGTCCGTGCCGATGCCCGGCTGCGGCCCACTGACGACGGCAAGCTATCGGTGGCCGCTCTGGCTGCCACCGAGCCCTTGGCGCCGCTGCCCGATGTCGCTTATCCGCTGATCCTCAGCGAGGACCGCACAGTGTCACGGCAGGCCATGGTCTCCTACCGGGGTAACCGCTACTCGGTGCCCCCGGAGTTGGCGTCGGCGACGGTCAGCATCACCCACGTGCTGGGATCTGACGTCATCGACATCGTCACCGCCTCCCAGATCACCATCGCCCGCCACCGGTTGGCCGCCGACGGCGCCGGGGTGATGGTCCGCGATCACGGCCACGTCGTCGCCTTGGATCAGCTGGCGATGACCGCCGCCGCCACCGGTGGGCGAGCCCATCGCCGCAAGGAACGCATCCCACCCGGGCCAGCTGCGTTGGCAGCCGCAGAAGTATTGCGGCTCAACACCTCTGATCCTGAATCAGCAATAACAGTCGACACTCTCGGCGCACCGACGACCGTGATCGATCTGTCCACCTACGAACGCGCCGCCCGCGGAAGGAACACCTTGTCATGA
- a CDS encoding aminotransferase class V-fold PLP-dependent enzyme has translation MRPISPRYLLQFDESAGYLDFARFGPPSYAVLDTTARLLEQSAHAGPATVDELMRQEVRAKAAAARLCGSDTDHIVLQPHTSMGLLQAAFSVPGATVLVSEAEFPANTYPWARAEQAGRVTVRRLPAGKVTPDAVAEALTDDVTVVSVSAVDFRTGYRADLAALREVIGDRLFVVDGIQGFGVIEAPWEVADILVVGGQKWLRAGWGTGFAMLSDRTLERMDPVLSGWTGARDPGLFDNTIHPPESTAAAWSISNLSPVTSGAFAAALELVEDAGVTAIAARIAERVDALQDMLESLGAAIVSATDRRAGILAFTLPDHPAEQVGIALSAAGIAATVRPEHVRLSPHASTPMDVVDEVRSALAALTTTRTATLAPPSAAGPATHELLTSLVPAVHGLAAMLGPGNEVLLHDLSRLPDSIVAIAGDLTGRTVGGPMTDLLLGLIRRGTTQDLINYRTNSPDGSPIRSSTLFLRDADGVAVGCLCVNSAMTETVSEAVTEGAPERPETFPRDIDSLQRFLIDRAIAKVGVPPTEMKKQHKAAVVRELDEAGFFLIRDSVEHVAGQLDVTRYTIYNYLTEVRG, from the coding sequence GTGAGGCCCATCTCGCCGCGCTACCTGCTGCAGTTCGACGAGTCGGCCGGGTACCTGGACTTCGCGCGGTTCGGCCCGCCCTCGTATGCGGTGCTCGACACCACCGCACGGCTGCTGGAGCAGTCGGCGCACGCGGGCCCTGCGACCGTCGACGAACTGATGCGGCAGGAGGTGCGGGCCAAGGCGGCCGCGGCGCGCCTGTGCGGCAGCGACACCGATCACATTGTGCTGCAACCGCATACGAGCATGGGTCTGTTGCAGGCCGCGTTCAGCGTGCCCGGCGCAACGGTATTGGTCTCCGAGGCCGAGTTCCCGGCCAACACCTACCCGTGGGCGCGTGCCGAACAGGCAGGCCGCGTCACGGTGCGGCGCCTGCCCGCGGGCAAGGTGACCCCCGACGCGGTGGCCGAGGCGCTCACCGACGACGTCACCGTGGTCTCGGTCAGCGCCGTCGACTTCCGCACCGGCTACCGCGCCGACCTGGCGGCGCTGCGTGAGGTGATCGGTGACCGGTTGTTCGTCGTCGACGGCATCCAGGGGTTCGGGGTCATCGAGGCGCCGTGGGAGGTCGCCGACATCCTGGTGGTCGGCGGGCAGAAGTGGCTGCGCGCCGGGTGGGGAACCGGTTTCGCGATGCTGTCCGACCGGACGCTCGAACGCATGGACCCGGTGCTGTCCGGCTGGACGGGCGCCCGCGATCCGGGCCTGTTCGACAACACGATCCACCCGCCGGAGAGCACGGCGGCCGCGTGGTCGATCTCCAACCTGAGCCCGGTCACCTCGGGTGCGTTCGCCGCGGCGCTCGAACTTGTCGAGGACGCGGGCGTCACGGCCATCGCCGCGCGCATCGCCGAACGGGTCGACGCACTGCAGGACATGCTCGAATCCCTCGGCGCCGCCATCGTTTCGGCCACCGACCGGCGCGCGGGCATCCTGGCGTTCACGCTGCCCGATCATCCGGCCGAGCAGGTGGGTATCGCGCTCAGCGCCGCGGGCATCGCCGCGACCGTGCGGCCCGAGCACGTCAGGTTGTCGCCGCACGCGTCGACCCCGATGGACGTCGTCGACGAAGTACGGTCCGCGCTCGCGGCGCTCACCACAACGCGAACGGCCACGCTCGCACCACCTTCGGCCGCCGGGCCCGCCACCCACGAACTGCTCACGTCCCTGGTGCCCGCGGTGCACGGCCTGGCGGCCATGCTGGGGCCGGGCAACGAGGTGCTGCTGCACGACCTTTCGCGGCTGCCCGATTCGATCGTCGCGATCGCCGGTGACCTCACCGGCCGCACCGTCGGCGGTCCCATGACCGACCTGCTGCTCGGGTTGATCCGGCGCGGCACCACCCAGGACCTGATCAACTACCGCACCAACAGTCCCGACGGCAGCCCCATCCGCTCGTCGACGCTGTTCCTGCGCGACGCCGACGGTGTCGCGGTCGGCTGTCTGTGCGTGAACAGCGCGATGACAGAGACGGTTTCCGAGGCGGTCACCGAAGGAGCGCCCGAGCGGCCCGAGACCTTCCCGCGGGACATCGACAGCCTGCAGCGTTTCCTCATCGACCGGGCAATCGCCAAGGTCGGCGTGCCGCCGACGGAGATGAAGAAGCAACACAAGGCCGCGGTGGTGCGGGAACTCGACGAGGCCGGCTTCTTCCTCATCCGTGACTCGGTGGAGCACGTCGCGGGGCAACTCGACGTGACCCGCTACACCATCTACAACTACCTCACCGAGGTGCGCGGCTGA
- a CDS encoding amino acid ABC transporter ATP-binding protein: MSDPLLHAVGVRKSYGHTEVLRGIDLQVRRGEVVCLLGPSGAGKSTFLRCLNHLETIDAGQVWVDGEPIGFALRDGKLHELRERDVARQRRDIGMVFQRFNLFGHRTALENIIEGPVRVRGVSPEVARRDGMELLERVGLADRADAFPAQLSGGQQQRVAIARSLAMKPKLMLFDEPTSALDPELVGEVLAVMNSLAREGMTMVVVTHEIGFAAEAADEVVFMADGTVVETGPPDRVLKDPEHDRTRQFLARVLA, from the coding sequence GTGTCTGATCCGCTGCTGCACGCGGTCGGTGTGCGAAAGAGCTACGGCCACACCGAGGTTCTGCGCGGTATCGATCTGCAGGTGCGCCGCGGCGAGGTGGTGTGCCTGCTGGGGCCGTCCGGTGCGGGCAAGAGCACGTTCCTGCGGTGCCTCAACCACCTGGAGACCATCGACGCCGGACAGGTGTGGGTCGACGGCGAACCCATCGGGTTCGCGTTGCGCGACGGCAAACTGCACGAGTTGCGTGAGCGGGACGTCGCCAGGCAGCGCCGCGACATCGGCATGGTGTTCCAGCGGTTCAACCTGTTCGGCCACCGCACCGCCTTGGAGAACATCATCGAAGGCCCGGTCCGAGTGCGCGGCGTCTCCCCCGAGGTGGCGCGCCGCGACGGCATGGAACTGCTCGAGCGGGTCGGCCTGGCCGACCGTGCCGACGCGTTCCCCGCGCAACTGTCCGGCGGGCAGCAGCAACGCGTGGCCATCGCCCGCTCGCTGGCGATGAAACCGAAACTGATGCTGTTCGACGAGCCCACCTCCGCACTCGACCCCGAGTTGGTCGGCGAGGTGCTGGCCGTGATGAACAGCCTGGCCCGGGAAGGGATGACGATGGTCGTGGTGACGCACGAGATCGGCTTCGCCGCAGAGGCCGCCGACGAGGTGGTGTTCATGGCCGACGGCACGGTCGTGGAGACCGGTCCGCCCGACCGGGTGCTCAAGGACCCCGAGCACGACCGCACCCGCCAGTTCCTGGCGCGGGTACTCGCGTGA